Proteins found in one Mytilus edulis chromosome 2, xbMytEdul2.2, whole genome shotgun sequence genomic segment:
- the LOC139512488 gene encoding sperm microtubule associated protein 1-like: MEVQQKKKEKATKGRHNKIYRTPPTPEPEELLSKERTFVLDSNACSSISTDYSKTNPKLGPVIPPYNSQKDIHSRNYYEFEGVPKTLKKTQQFENGGTSIDGPVLDYFHEQGTGYQYLSLRNQFGAGHSSELTDGHSQFMQGIKPVIGYNGKYGYRRNSPWLRMEPSPFGTASRSPSH; the protein is encoded by the exons atggaagtccaacaaaagaaaaaggaaaaagcGACAAAAGGTAGACACAACAAAATCTACCGCACTCCACCAACCCCAGAACCTGAGGAACTGCTTTCAAAAGAGCGAACATTTGTCTTGGACAGCAATGCATGCAGTAGTATTTCTACAGACTATTCTAAAACAAACCCAAAGCTGGGCCCAGTGATACCACCTTATAATTCACAGAAGGATATACATTCACGAAATTATTACGAGTTTGAAGGAGTACCTAAAACTCTCAAGAAGACCCAACAG TTTGAAAATGGTGGAACCTCTATAGATGGACCAGTTTTAGACTATTTTCACGAACAAGGAACAGGATACCAGTATTTGTCATTAAGGAACCAGTTTGGTGCTG GACATTCTTCTGAATTGACAGATGGGCATTCACAGTTCATGCAAGGGATAAAACCAGTAATAGGATACAACGGAAAATATGGGTACAGAAGAAATTCACCATGGTTACGAATGGAACCATCGCCTTTCGGAACTGCTAGTCGTTCACCTTCTcactaa
- the LOC139512487 gene encoding glycoprotein 3-alpha-L-fucosyltransferase A-like — MDHLKTGMTKIGIFREKKQFFVLFFFVCLVTLDIGSIISGHRTTFYYLRSYLQDFKSFYNDSSTFSSNSRKNNSTITILWYAKQGYFSGNVNLTGCKFSNCILTENKTVLENSAAVLFAYRDMWNKVPFKKRGQIWVIVNIESPAYDVDLNRVWDNKFDWSMTYRQDGEIFLNYKTFRRTIPLKKNYSEIFKNKTKYIAWAVGSCQTRSRRELYVRELRKYINIDIYGDCGKVPCPNRTLPGCHEVLSQKYKFYLGFENSLCKDYVTEKIFHTFLDNSNAVYVYRGAPNVKSILPPKTYIDVNDYENPKRLAEYLLRLGSNESEYISYLKESDKYHIDNEQNYYRSLCDLCELLNTYKTKNLKWTGKTFNSWYRQNVCVS, encoded by the exons ATGGATCATCTGAAAACAGGAATGACCAAAATAG GGATTTTTAGGGAGAAGAAAcagtttttcgttttgtttttcttCGTATGTTTAGTTACGCTAGATATTGGTAGCATTATAAGTGGACATCGGACGACATTTTATTATCTCCGATCGTACCTCCaggattttaaaagtttttataatGATAGTTCTACATTCAGTTCAAATTCCAGAAAGAATAATTCAACAATAACTATTCTATGGTATGCTAAACAAGGATATTTCAGTGGAAATGTAAATTTGACTGGATGTAAATTCTCAAACTGTATTCTAACAGAAAATAAGACAGTTCTTGAAAATAGTGCAGCTGTTTTGTTTGCCTACCGTGATATGTGGAACAAAGTGCCGTTTAAGAAACGTGGTCAGATTTGGGTGATTGTTAATATTGAAAGTCCTGCTTACGATGTGGACTTAAATCGTGTTTGGGATAATAAGTTTGACTGGAGCATGACATATAGACAGGATGGTGAAATTTTCTTGAACTACAAAACTTTCAGAAGAACTATTcctttaaagaaaaattacagtgaaattttcaaaaataaaacgaaatataTTGCTTGGGCGGTAGGTAGTTGTCAAACTCGATCAAGACGTGAACTGTACGTCAGAGAACTgcgaaaatatataaatattgatatttatggTGATTGCGGTAAAGTACCTTGTCCGAACCGGACCTTGCCTGGCTGCCACGAAGTTTTATCgcaaaagtataaattttatCTTGGTTTTGAAAATAGCTTGTGCAAAGATTATGTTACTGAGAAGATATTTCACACATTCCTCGATAACAGCAATGCTGTATATGTGTATAGAGGTGCTCCGAACGTAAAATCCATTTTACCGCCAAAAACGTACATAGATGTTAATGATTATGAAAATCCAAAACGTCTTGCAGAATATTTATTAAGACTAGGGTCAAATGAAAGCGAATATATATCTTACTTAAAAGAATCAGATAAATACCATATAGACAACGAACAAAATTACTATAGAAGTTTGTGTGATCTATGCGAGTTATTGAAtacttataaaacaaaaaacctGAAATGGACAGGAAAAACGTTTAACAGTTGGTACCGTCAAAATGTCTGTGTTTCATAg